A genomic segment from Lignipirellula cremea encodes:
- a CDS encoding pre-peptidase has protein sequence MARFLLPLAFCGLLLTGITYTAAAPPTANYLFPAGGSQGQVVAIQVGGEFPEWPLQAQSDRPGVAFAPDEKEKGQYQATIDKDAAPGLYWVRIYGSQGAAAPLPFVVGSTPETVETEPNELVSAAQAVASPIVINGRLQARNDVDAYAITLQAGQTLVASLAANSPLGSPMDAILQVCSTDGLVLAQNDDGAGLDPLLIYKAPRDGVCVVRMFAFPTTPNSTVALAGGEDFVYRLTLTTGPFVDHALPLTVQAGATSPTKLFGWNLAEDAAADQAIASDKAWVSSAGAAGTIALPVVDQAALLSDSVSRKLPQLIELPARISGRIALPGEEHAFRFPLVKGQKWRFEVESHQAGFPLDAVLKLYNDEGTVLAENDDRVRSKIDPSLLYAVKADGDCVLTVSDLHRDGGLRYVYRLKIEPATPDFELTLDAHGWNVAPGKTLEVPVTVVRQEGFGGEIEITASGLPEGVSAEPVVSKKGDASEKKVVLKIVASDQPGHGAFQVLGSAPATAAADAETPAPVLTHAAVFPLKGDALTSSQAWITVVKTP, from the coding sequence ATGGCCAGGTTCCTCCTGCCGCTCGCGTTTTGCGGTCTGCTGTTGACCGGGATTACGTACACGGCGGCCGCTCCGCCTACGGCCAACTACCTGTTCCCCGCCGGCGGATCCCAGGGGCAAGTCGTTGCGATCCAAGTCGGCGGCGAGTTTCCCGAGTGGCCCCTGCAGGCGCAGTCGGACCGGCCCGGCGTCGCCTTCGCCCCTGATGAAAAAGAAAAAGGCCAGTACCAGGCGACGATCGATAAAGATGCGGCCCCCGGCCTGTACTGGGTGCGAATCTACGGATCCCAGGGCGCGGCGGCTCCGCTGCCGTTTGTGGTCGGCTCCACGCCGGAAACAGTGGAAACAGAACCGAACGAGCTGGTCTCGGCCGCCCAGGCCGTCGCTAGTCCGATCGTGATCAACGGCCGGCTGCAGGCGCGGAACGATGTCGACGCTTACGCCATCACGCTCCAGGCGGGGCAAACGCTGGTGGCCTCGCTAGCGGCCAATTCACCGCTGGGCTCGCCGATGGATGCGATCCTGCAGGTCTGTTCGACCGACGGCCTGGTGCTGGCCCAGAACGACGACGGCGCCGGGCTCGACCCGCTGCTCATCTACAAAGCGCCCCGCGACGGCGTTTGCGTGGTGCGGATGTTCGCCTTTCCCACCACCCCCAACAGCACCGTGGCGTTAGCCGGCGGCGAAGACTTCGTTTACCGTTTGACGCTGACCACGGGCCCCTTTGTCGATCATGCGCTGCCCCTGACTGTGCAGGCCGGCGCGACCAGTCCAACGAAACTCTTCGGCTGGAATCTGGCCGAAGACGCCGCAGCCGACCAGGCGATCGCCAGCGACAAGGCGTGGGTGTCGTCCGCCGGTGCGGCCGGGACCATTGCCTTGCCGGTCGTCGACCAGGCCGCCTTGCTGTCCGACTCGGTCTCCCGGAAACTGCCCCAGTTGATCGAACTGCCGGCCCGGATCAGCGGCCGCATAGCCTTGCCGGGCGAGGAGCACGCCTTTCGTTTTCCGCTGGTCAAAGGACAGAAATGGCGGTTCGAGGTGGAGTCGCACCAGGCCGGGTTTCCGCTCGACGCCGTGTTGAAACTGTATAACGACGAAGGAACCGTCCTGGCCGAGAACGACGATCGCGTGCGCAGCAAGATTGACCCGTCCCTGCTGTATGCGGTCAAAGCCGACGGCGACTGTGTGCTGACGGTTAGCGACCTGCATCGCGACGGCGGACTGCGGTATGTGTATCGCCTGAAGATTGAGCCCGCGACGCCCGACTTTGAGCTAACGCTCGACGCCCATGGCTGGAACGTGGCGCCGGGAAAAACACTGGAGGTTCCCGTGACGGTCGTCCGCCAGGAAGGCTTTGGCGGCGAGATCGAAATCACGGCCAGCGGCCTGCCCGAAGGAGTTTCGGCCGAGCCGGTCGTTTCCAAGAAGGGGGACGCGAGCGAGAAGAAAGTCGTGCTGAAAATCGTCGCTTCCGACCAGCCAGGACACGGGGCGTTCCAGGTTCTGGGCAGCGCCCCGGCCACTGCCGCCGCTGACGCCGAAACGCCCGCCCCCGTACTGACGCATGCCGCCGTGTTCCCGCTCAAGGGCGACGCCCTGACCAGCAGCCAGGCGTGGATCACGGTCGTCAAAACGCCGTAG
- a CDS encoding DUF1501 domain-containing protein, translated as MRRTRNCEGATRRDCLKLGLGSLLGGGLTGALQAVAQGAGSSQPQAKSCILVWLDGGPTHYETFDPKPDAPVEIRGEFQPIRTKLPGVYFSQHMTQLAAIADKFSTVRSIRHNQGNHGAGNHYMMTGAPPRIPVGCGAFVSFHPSLGSTVAHQIGAPEGLPAYFTLPRMSRSGGPNFLGARFAPFVVADDPNSTSFRVRDVSLPLGLEDGRFQQRRELRGQIDRMQRINDPSAADPVAAGDQFYQQSYDLVTSAEAQAAFDISRESDAVRDQYGRNSFGQRALLARRLVEAGVPFITLYDGGWDHHVDIFNTCNKVLPTLDRTVAALISDLDERGLLDTTMVIVLGEFGRTPKVNAKAGRDHWANAMSVLFAGGGSPGGQVIGATDKQGYAAVERVLSPENFVSTIYSKLGIDPGKILHTPQGRPVHLVSDPAPIQELM; from the coding sequence ATGCGTCGCACCCGAAATTGCGAAGGCGCCACGCGCCGCGACTGTTTGAAACTCGGCCTGGGAAGTCTGCTTGGCGGCGGTCTGACCGGGGCCCTGCAGGCGGTCGCCCAGGGGGCGGGCTCCAGCCAGCCGCAAGCAAAGAGCTGCATCCTGGTCTGGCTCGACGGCGGTCCCACGCATTACGAAACGTTCGACCCCAAGCCCGATGCGCCGGTGGAAATCCGAGGCGAGTTCCAGCCGATCCGCACCAAACTGCCGGGCGTCTATTTTTCCCAGCACATGACCCAGCTGGCTGCGATCGCGGACAAGTTCTCGACCGTGCGATCGATCCGCCACAATCAGGGAAACCACGGGGCCGGCAACCACTACATGATGACCGGCGCGCCGCCGCGGATTCCGGTCGGCTGCGGGGCGTTCGTCAGCTTCCATCCCAGCCTGGGGTCGACCGTCGCGCATCAGATTGGTGCGCCTGAGGGCTTGCCGGCGTACTTCACGCTGCCCCGCATGTCGCGGTCCGGCGGGCCGAACTTCCTGGGCGCCAGGTTCGCTCCGTTTGTCGTCGCCGACGATCCGAACAGCACCTCGTTCCGCGTGCGCGATGTCTCCTTGCCCCTGGGCCTGGAAGACGGCCGCTTTCAACAACGGCGGGAACTGCGCGGCCAGATCGACCGCATGCAGCGGATCAATGACCCGTCGGCCGCCGATCCGGTGGCGGCAGGCGACCAGTTTTACCAGCAAAGTTACGACCTGGTCACGTCGGCCGAAGCCCAGGCCGCCTTTGACATCTCCCGCGAATCCGACGCCGTGCGCGACCAGTACGGCCGCAACAGCTTTGGCCAGCGGGCCCTGCTGGCCCGTCGCCTGGTCGAAGCGGGCGTGCCGTTCATCACCCTGTACGACGGCGGCTGGGACCATCACGTTGACATTTTCAATACGTGCAACAAAGTCCTGCCGACGCTGGATCGCACCGTCGCCGCGTTGATCTCGGACCTCGACGAGCGCGGCCTGCTCGACACCACCATGGTGATCGTTCTGGGAGAGTTCGGCCGCACCCCCAAGGTGAACGCCAAAGCCGGACGCGACCACTGGGCCAACGCCATGAGCGTGCTCTTCGCGGGCGGCGGCTCGCCGGGCGGGCAGGTGATCGGAGCCACTGACAAGCAGGGCTACGCCGCGGTGGAACGGGTCCTGTCCCCCGAGAATTTCGTCTCCACCATTTACAGCAAGCTTGGAATTGATCCCGGCAAAATCCTGCACACGCCGCAAGGCCGTCCTGTCCACCTGGTTAGCGATCCGGCGCCGATCCAGGAGCTCATGTAA
- a CDS encoding DUF1549 domain-containing protein, which translates to MRPSCLLLLAACCLTVNVQAEERPVSFELDVLPIFSARGCNAGACHGKARGQNGFALSLLAFDPDSDYAALTQEARGRRLFPAAPERSLLLSKPSGQSPHGGGVRLELGSDDYQTVLDWIEQGTQRSLPDEPQLQNVTITPTEASLAPGAEQAIRVTAHYSDGTQRDVTSRSDFQSNSDAIAGASESGVVTAGPLPGETAVMVRYMNNIALCNVMIPFPGTAPAELYAGLPRQNFIDELVWKKLQTLGLTPSEPASDAKFVRRVYLDIIGRLPTPDETKNFLVDSEPNKRAVLIDALLERPEYVDFWAQKWADILRPNPYRVGIKATLNYDNWIREQFRREVPYDQFVRDLVTAQGSTWRNGAVTLFRDRRTPDEVAPMISQLFLGVRLECAKCHHHPFEKWAQEDFYRFAAYFARVGHKGTGLSPPISGGEENVYAAVKGEVTHPLTGEVLEPRPLYGTAPAVEEDGDWRVALAEWMTSDENEYFAQVQANRTWADLMGRGIVEPVDDLRTTNPPTNGPLLEALADHFRQQKYDQKALIRAICISYVYGLSAMPGERNVADTLNYSRHYRVRLGAETLIDAIDDITETETRYSAMPPASRSVQIWTNRVESISLDTFGRPDPNQDPPCERSPESTVAQTLHLMNAPQLHAKITAKDGRAARLAKSDLTDDEIITELYLLTYCRFPDQADLEACRGYFQGVERRQAVEDLLWALLNTPEFVYKD; encoded by the coding sequence ATGCGTCCCTCCTGCCTGCTGCTGCTCGCTGCCTGTTGCCTGACCGTCAATGTCCAGGCGGAAGAGCGACCTGTCAGTTTTGAACTCGATGTGCTGCCGATCTTTTCCGCGCGCGGCTGCAATGCAGGCGCCTGTCATGGGAAAGCCCGCGGTCAGAACGGCTTTGCGCTGTCGCTGCTGGCGTTTGATCCGGACTCGGATTACGCCGCGTTGACCCAGGAAGCCCGGGGCCGCCGACTGTTTCCCGCCGCTCCGGAGCGCAGCCTGTTATTGAGCAAACCGTCGGGCCAGTCGCCCCATGGCGGCGGCGTGCGGCTGGAGCTCGGCAGCGACGATTACCAGACCGTGCTTGACTGGATTGAGCAGGGAACGCAGCGGAGTCTGCCCGACGAACCGCAGCTGCAGAACGTTACGATCACGCCGACGGAAGCCAGCCTGGCGCCTGGCGCCGAGCAGGCGATCCGCGTCACAGCGCATTATTCCGACGGCACGCAGCGGGACGTGACGTCCCGTTCCGATTTCCAGTCCAACTCCGACGCCATTGCCGGCGCCTCGGAGTCGGGCGTGGTCACCGCCGGCCCGTTGCCGGGCGAAACGGCCGTCATGGTCCGCTACATGAACAACATCGCCCTGTGCAATGTCATGATTCCGTTTCCGGGCACGGCCCCGGCCGAGCTGTACGCCGGCTTGCCTCGCCAGAACTTTATCGATGAGCTGGTCTGGAAGAAACTGCAGACGCTTGGACTGACCCCTTCGGAGCCTGCCTCCGATGCAAAGTTTGTGCGGCGCGTTTACCTGGACATCATCGGCCGGCTGCCCACGCCTGACGAAACGAAGAACTTCCTCGTCGATAGTGAGCCCAACAAACGCGCCGTGCTGATCGACGCTTTGCTGGAACGTCCGGAGTACGTCGACTTCTGGGCGCAAAAGTGGGCCGACATTTTGCGGCCTAACCCGTACCGGGTCGGCATCAAGGCGACGCTCAACTATGACAACTGGATCCGCGAGCAGTTCCGCCGCGAGGTTCCGTATGACCAGTTCGTGCGCGATCTGGTCACCGCCCAGGGCAGCACCTGGCGGAACGGAGCCGTGACCCTGTTCCGCGATCGTCGTACGCCCGACGAAGTGGCGCCGATGATCAGCCAGCTGTTTTTGGGGGTGCGGCTGGAGTGCGCCAAGTGCCACCATCATCCGTTCGAGAAATGGGCGCAAGAGGATTTCTATCGCTTTGCGGCCTACTTCGCCCGCGTCGGCCACAAAGGGACCGGCCTTTCGCCGCCCATTTCCGGCGGGGAAGAAAACGTCTACGCCGCCGTCAAAGGCGAGGTGACCCATCCCTTGACGGGAGAGGTCCTGGAGCCGCGCCCGCTGTACGGCACGGCCCCCGCGGTCGAAGAGGATGGCGACTGGCGCGTGGCGCTGGCCGAATGGATGACGAGCGACGAGAACGAATACTTCGCGCAAGTGCAGGCGAATCGCACCTGGGCCGACCTGATGGGCCGCGGCATTGTGGAACCGGTAGACGACCTGCGCACCACCAACCCGCCGACCAACGGACCGCTGCTGGAAGCGCTGGCCGACCATTTCCGCCAACAGAAATACGACCAGAAAGCGCTGATCCGGGCCATCTGCATCAGCTATGTCTATGGCCTCAGCGCCATGCCGGGCGAGCGGAACGTGGCCGACACGCTGAACTACTCCCGTCACTACCGGGTGCGGCTGGGGGCGGAAACGCTGATCGATGCGATCGACGACATCACCGAGACGGAAACTCGCTACAGCGCCATGCCGCCCGCCTCCCGCTCCGTGCAGATCTGGACGAACCGGGTGGAGTCGATTTCGCTGGATACGTTTGGCCGGCCCGACCCCAACCAGGACCCGCCCTGTGAGCGTTCGCCCGAGAGCACCGTCGCCCAGACGCTGCACCTGATGAACGCCCCGCAACTGCACGCCAAGATCACTGCCAAGGACGGTCGCGCGGCCCGACTGGCGAAAAGCGATCTGACCGACGATGAAATCATTACCGAACTTTACCTGCTGACTTACTGCCGATTCCCTGACCAGGCCGATCTGGAAGCGTGCCGCGGTTATTTCCAGGGCGTCGAACGCCGGCAGGCCGTGGAAGATCTACTGTGGGCCCTGCTCAACACGCCCGAATTCGTCTACAAGGACTGA
- a CDS encoding outer membrane protein assembly factor BamB family protein: MLKFQAMAFGLMLVGSIFLEGLTAGEPVRLTIKWRQRVIFHPAHEEQIQQQARRYAEEGTVAIPQFRNVAVGDVIFKRSLKMIDAIDLQSGKLIWTYPWSDSEAAFEPEREREIRERIWFDAAFASLTAHGDRVFCLNATTLRPQGNNPIVIKRGARAAVQSSVDANRTIALEISTQGKLQWRQPDEDKPQPLDDIRYLGSGAVQKDQFLSAGLAENVLHFAALDVANGKYLWHVPLLTLEEDDPTLTMPTSRWPLVNPVVMGKRAICATGFARLVAVDLETHKVDWTLAYREFKDPPPQTQAPDEPWNMRRGSPQRAPFPQPQVEWPLRNWLDNALLPAGDLVIATPIDSSSLLCIDPATGKEIWRRERGEHLFAAVQDDVCLLIGPRRISAVRVADGTPSWEERSVELPEGALVSGRGAFDGDGYLLPDSLGNLHRIAWRTGESQILFQEEYPLGNLMLHQGHLLSQGSDWLSCYSYKSSAKQAD, encoded by the coding sequence ATGTTGAAATTCCAGGCGATGGCATTCGGCCTGATGCTGGTCGGCTCTATATTTCTTGAGGGGCTGACGGCAGGGGAACCGGTACGGTTGACGATTAAGTGGCGTCAGCGCGTAATTTTCCATCCCGCACACGAGGAACAGATCCAACAGCAGGCTCGCCGCTATGCTGAAGAAGGAACTGTCGCCATCCCCCAGTTCCGCAATGTGGCCGTTGGCGACGTCATTTTCAAACGCAGTCTGAAAATGATCGACGCCATCGACCTGCAATCCGGGAAACTCATCTGGACATACCCCTGGTCGGACTCGGAAGCAGCTTTCGAACCCGAACGTGAAAGAGAGATCCGCGAACGCATCTGGTTCGACGCGGCGTTTGCTTCCCTGACGGCGCACGGCGATCGTGTTTTCTGTCTAAATGCCACGACGCTCCGCCCCCAGGGTAACAATCCCATTGTCATCAAGCGTGGCGCCCGGGCTGCAGTGCAAAGCTCGGTCGATGCGAATCGAACCATCGCGCTGGAAATCAGCACGCAGGGGAAGCTTCAATGGAGGCAGCCAGACGAGGACAAACCGCAACCACTCGACGATATCCGCTACCTGGGTTCCGGCGCCGTGCAGAAGGATCAGTTTCTGTCGGCAGGCCTCGCGGAAAATGTTCTGCACTTCGCGGCCTTGGATGTGGCCAACGGCAAGTACTTGTGGCATGTTCCCTTGCTGACGCTCGAAGAGGACGATCCGACGCTCACGATGCCGACCTCGCGATGGCCACTGGTGAATCCCGTTGTCATGGGGAAGCGGGCGATCTGTGCTACCGGCTTCGCCCGGCTCGTCGCCGTGGACCTGGAGACCCACAAGGTCGACTGGACACTGGCCTATCGGGAGTTCAAAGATCCGCCTCCCCAAACACAGGCGCCAGATGAGCCGTGGAATATGCGCCGAGGTAGCCCACAGAGGGCGCCGTTTCCCCAACCGCAAGTTGAGTGGCCGCTCCGCAACTGGCTTGATAACGCGCTGCTACCCGCGGGCGACCTGGTCATCGCCACGCCCATCGATTCCTCTTCCCTGCTTTGCATCGACCCGGCCACCGGCAAAGAGATCTGGCGCCGGGAACGAGGCGAGCATTTGTTTGCCGCCGTGCAGGATGACGTCTGCCTGTTGATCGGCCCACGACGGATCAGCGCCGTGCGTGTGGCCGATGGAACGCCATCATGGGAAGAACGCAGCGTCGAACTGCCCGAAGGCGCCCTGGTCAGCGGCCGCGGCGCCTTTGACGGGGACGGATATCTGCTGCCGGATTCGCTGGGCAATCTGCACCGCATCGCCTGGCGGACAGGCGAATCGCAGATTCTGTTTCAGGAGGAATACCCGCTGGGCAATTTGATGCTGCACCAGGGACATCTGCTCTCGCAGGGCTCCGATTGGCTGAGTTGTTACTCGTATAAGTCGTCGGCAAAGCAGGCGGATTGA